GAACCGGGGCGGTTCCTGTCCTCGGTGCAGATCGGCATCACCGCGGTGGGCGTGCTCTCGGGGGCGTTTTCCGGCGCGACCCTGGGCGAGCGGCTCTCGAACTGGCTTTCGCTGCAAGGACTTGCGCCCAGCCTTGCCGACACCCTCGGCGTCGGCGGCGTGGTGGTGGCGATCACCTATGCCTCGCTCGTCTTTGGCGAACTGGTGCCGAAACAGATCGCGCTGCGCCGTCCCGAGGCGGTGGCGGTGCGGATCGCGCCGCTGTTGCAGCTGATCGCGATTGTCGCCGCGCCGGTGGTCTGGCTGCTCGACATTTCCGGGCGGCTGGTGCTGCTGGTGCTGGGCCAGTCGGGCGGCGCCGAAAGCAACATGACCGACGAAGAGGTCAAGATGGTGCTGGCCGAGGCGCAGACCGCGGGCGTGATGGAAGAGGCCGAAACCGAGATGATCGCCGGGGTGATGCGGATTGCCGACCGCTCCGCACGGGGCGTGATGACGCCGCGCCACGAGGTCGATCTGGTCGACATCACCGACAGCCCCGCCGCCATCGTCAAGCGCTTCCGCGAGACCCGTCATTCCCGCCTGCCGGTGCGCGATGGCGGCCCCGATGACATCGTCGGCGTGCTGTCCTCGCGCGATTTTCTCGATCACCGCCCCCGCGCCGAGGCGGGCGATCTGCGCGCGCTGATCCTGCCCGCGCCGGTGGTGCGCGACGGCATGTCGGCGCTGGACGTGGTGGAAACCCTGCGCAGCGCCCCGGCGCATATGGTGCTGGTCTTTGACGAATACGGCCATTTCGAGGGCATCGTGACGCCGATGGACCTGCTCGAGGCGATCACCGGCGATTTCCACGACCCGGGCGAGCCCGAGGAGCCGAAGATGGTGCCCCGCGCCGATGGTTCGGTTCTGGTGGCGGGCTGGATGCCCGCCGACGAATTCGCCGATGCCTTCGGCTTTCCGCTGCGCGAGGGGCGCGATTATCAGACCGTCGCCGGGCTGGTGCTGGACGAGACCGGCCAGCTGCCCGAGGTCGGCGCCGTCTTCACCCTTTACGGGCTGCGCATCGAGGTGGTGGACCTGGACGGGCGGCGGATCGACAAGCTGCTGGTCAGCCGCGCGCCCTGAGCGCCCATTTGCGCGCCGCGCGCGGCTGCGGCCTCAGTGCCGCAGCGCCAGGGTTTCGGCGCGCAGATCGGCGAGGAACTGGCGCGGATGTTTCAGCGCCTCGGCGATCTCGGCGGCCGTCTTCGGCGGCCCGATCACCGGCGCTTGCGGCTTGAAGAGCGCGCGCTTGATTTCATGCAGCAAAAGCCCCTGCCGCAGCGTCGCGCCCAGCTTGTTGGCGATCTGATAGGCGCGCGAATTCTTGCCGGGGAAATAGATCGGCAGCACCGCAGCCCCCGAACGCGCCAGCATCTTTGCGGTGAAGGGGTTCCATTCGCCCTCGATCGCCGGGCCGAAGAAGGTCTTCGAATGCGCCACCGCGCCCGCCGGAAACAGCACGATCACGCCGCCGCGCTTCAGCTGCGCCATGCATTCGGCCCGCATCTTCAGGCTTTCCTCCTGCGCATTCGGCTCATGCGGGAAGGGCACCGGCAGCATGAATTCCTCGATCTCGGGAATGCCGGTCAGCAGCGAACGGGTCAGGATCTTGTAATCGGTCCGCACCTGCCCGATCAGCCAGGCCAGCACCATCCCGTCCACCAGCCCGTGCGGGTGGTTCGCGACGACGACGAGCGGCCCGGTCGCGGGGATGCGGGCGATTTCGGCGGCGGGGGTCTTCACCTCGATCCCCATGATCTCCAGCGCCTGCGGCCAGAACGGCTGACCCACCGGCGCGCCGCGACGCTCGAACTTGCGGATCAGCTGCAACAGCGTCCATTTCGCCGTCAGCCATTCGATGGTGCGGATCGTATTCGCCTTCCACGGGTTGGTGAACGTCCCCGCATAGGACAGCCGCTTGATATCATAGGGTTTTTGTTCGACCAACATGCGGTCGACGGGTTGGCTGTCGGTCACGACACTTCCCTTCTTGCCTTGCGGCTCACATCTCTTCGCCGAAGCGGTCGGCCACCAGCGCCTCAAGCGCGGCGGACAGCTTGTCGGCCTCAGGCCCGAAGGTCGTGACCTCGATCGTGGTCCCGCGCGAGGCGGCAAGCATCAGCAGACCCATGATCGAATCGCCCGAGACCTTCATCCCGTCCTTTTCGACCTCGGCCCTTGCGTCATGCGCCTCGACCACCTCCACGAACCGCGCCGAGGCCCGCGCATGCAGGCCCTTTTCATTCACGATCTTCAAGACCTTGCTGACACTCACTTGGCCGAGGCTCCGCCCGTCGAATAGCAATTGATATATTTGCGACCGGCATCAAGAGAGGCTTCCACCGCCGCATGCACGCCCAAAGAGCGCGATTTGGCGAGCTTTATCAGCAAGGGAAGATTGGCACCATAGATGATCTCGCGCCCGCCGGCCTCGCAGGCCATCAGGCTCAGGTTGGAGGGCGAGCCGCCGAACATGTCGGTGACGACGACAACCCCGGCGCCGCTGTCGACCGCATCGGCGGCGGCGCGGATCTCGGCCTGTTTCGCCGCCCTGTCATGGTCGTCTTCTATGGTGATGGCGCGTATGCCCTCTTGCGGGCCGACGACATGCTCGACCGCCGCGAGATATTCCCGCGCCAAACCCCCATGTGCCACGATCACGATCCCGATCACGCGCCCTCTGCCTCTTTCCCTGTGGGCATGGCCTGTGCCCGACGTTCCAGCTCCCTGTGCCGTTTAGACACTTGCCAGTTCGCCTGTGCAAGGGCCTTGGCTACGGCTTCCGTTACGGCAACCGAACGATGTTGCCCGCCGGTACATCCGAAGCCCACGGCCAGATGGGCCTTGCCTTCGTCCAGATGCGCCGGAAGTTGAAACAGCAGTAGATCACACACCTTCTGAATGAAGGGTTGATAGCGGGCATCGCCCTGCACATGCGCCGCTACCGCCGGATCCAGCCCGGTCAGCGGCCGCAGCGCCTCGACCCAATGCGGATTCGCCAGAAACCGGCAGTCGAACATCATGTCGAGCCCGCGCGGCACGCCGCGCTTGTAGCTGAAACTGTGCAGCGAAATCGCCAGCCGCGAGATCTGCCCCATGTCGAACCAGCGCCCGACCTCGGCGCGCAGGTCATGCGGGCTCATCGTCGAGCTGTCGATCAGCACATCGGCCCGCATCCGGATCGGCGCCAGCATGTCGAATTCCTGCACGATCCCCGAGAGCGGCTGCGCCTGCGGCGCCAGCGGATGGCGGCGCCGGGTCTCGGAATAGCGCCGGATCAGCGCCTCGGGCGTGGCGTCCAGATACAGCACTTCGAGCAGCAGGCCCGGTTCCCGCGTCAGCCAGTCGATCAGCTCGATCAGCGCCGCGACGGAAAAATCGCGGTTGCGCACGTCGATGCCCAAAGCCATCGGCCGGGTCAGCGGGCCATCGATCAGCCGCGGCACCAGGGACAACGGCAGGTTGTTGATCGCCTCGTAGCCCAGATCCTCGAGCGCGACGATCGCGGTGGTGCGCCCCGCCCCCGAAGGGCCGGTGACAAGAACCAGCCGGTTCACCGTCTCGGTTGCCGCGCGTTCGTTCACATCGCTCTCCCGGCCTTCAGCCATTGCAGGATCACCGCCTCAAGATGACCATGTTGCAGGCGCAGCACAAGGGGCAGGGTGACGCCCAGAAACGCAATCTCGCGTGAAGGTGGCAGCCTTTCGGCCTCGTCCCGCCCCATGTCCACCGCCAGCACGATCCGCGCCTGCGCCAGCGTCTCGGCGCGCAGGATGCCCGCGCCCCGCGCCTCGATCAGACCGGCGATCGGCGCGGGGGCACGGGCGATCAGCGCGCCCTCTTCCACCGCCAGCAAAACCCGGTCATCGGCCACCAGCCGCGCCCCGAAGGCCATCAACCGCAAGGCGAGCCCGGATTTCCCCGCCCCCGAGGGACCAAGGATCAGCACCCCCGCCCCGGGCGTCAGCGCAACCGCCGTGGCATGCAGCGGCGGGCCCAAGGCTCAGACCGGCAGGCCGACGACGAAGCGGGCGCCCAGCGGTTCCGAGGTGATGTCGGCATCGGTCGGGCGGATGTTCTCGGCCCAGATCACGCCGCCATGCGCCTCGACGATCTGTTTCGAGATCGCCAGCCCCAGGCCGGAATGGTCGCCGAACTGGCCCTCGGGGCGTTGCGAATAGAAGCGCTTGAAGACCTTGGACAGGGCCTGTTCGGGAATGCCCGGCCCGGTGTCCTCGACCACCACCAGCACCCGGTTTTCGCGTTTGCGCGCCCAGACCCGGACCGCGTCGCCCTCTTCGCAGAAGCTGATCGCATTGCTGATCAGATTGACGAAAACCTGCGCCAGACGGGCCTCGAGGCCGGTGATGCGGATCGGATCCGCGGGCAGGTCGGTGATGAATTCGACCCCTTTCGCCCCCGCCTCCCGGCCCAGATGGTCGCCCAGATTGGCAAGCATCTTCAACAGGTCGAAGGGCTCTTCCTCTTCCTTGACCAGATCGCTGTCGAGCCGCGAGGCGTTCGAGATGTCGCTCACCAGCCGGTCAAGGCGGCGCACGTCATGGTCGATCACCTCCAGCAGGCGCAGACGCTGATCCTCGCGCTTGACCACATGCAGCGAGGCCACGGCCGAGCGCAGGCTGGCCAGCGGGTTCTTGATTTCATGCGCCACATCGGCGGCAAACTGTTCATTCGCGTCGATCCGGTCGTAAAGCGCCGCCACCATGCCGCGCAGCGCGCCCGACAGCCGCCCGATCTCGTCGGGCCGCGCGGTCAGGTCGGGAATGCGGATCCGACCCGGCGTCATCTTGCGGGAATGCCGGTCGCGGCCGATCTCGGCGGCGGCGGCAAGGTCGGAAAGCGGGTTGGCGATGGTCGAGGCCAGCACCAGAGACAGCCCGATCGAAACGATGATCGCCACGACGAACATCTGCAGCACCTGTTCGCGCTCGACCCGGACGAGCTTGTCGATTTCCCCCGCGGCCGAGGTCATCGCCACGGTGCCGACATGGACGTCGTTCTGGAACAGCCCGGTCGCCACCGAAAAGATCGTCGCCCCCGAGGTGTTGCGCCGCGTCGCCATCACCGTCTGCCCGGCCGCGACCTGCGGCACCAGCGCCTCGGCCATGGCCCGGGTATCGACGGGCGGCGCCGCGCCCGGATCGCGATGCGCAAGCCGGGTCAGCCAGTCCCAGGCGCTGTTGAGCAGATCGGTGAGCATCGTCGAGCGGCTGTCGACCCCCAGCCCCTCGACCCTTTCGCGCGGCGCGGTGCCGACGGCGCCGGAGTCCGCCAAAAGATTTCCTGCCGCATCAAAGACATAGATCGTCGCCCCCTCGGGCAGTTCGATCCCGCGCATGACCTCGGCCACGTCAAGGCCGTCGCCCGCCGCCAGATTGACCGGCGCCGACAGCGGCATCCGCGCCTCGAAGACATCGGCGATCAGCTCGGCCTCGCTGACGATGGCGCTTTCGCGCTGAAACACCAGGCTGTCGCGGAACGGGTTCAGATAAAGCACCCCCGCCACCATGACCAGCATCGCCAGAAGGTTAAAGGTGATGATCTTGCGCGCGAGCGGCGAGTGGTTCAGCGAAATGTAGCTGCGCCGCTGACGGCCCTTGGCCAGATCCTCATCGA
This DNA window, taken from Rhodobacter capsulatus SB 1003, encodes the following:
- a CDS encoding hemolysin family protein is translated as MFLEIAIVLLLTLVNGVLAMSELAIVSSRPARLKLLADRGSRGARIAIRLGEEPGRFLSSVQIGITAVGVLSGAFSGATLGERLSNWLSLQGLAPSLADTLGVGGVVVAITYASLVFGELVPKQIALRRPEAVAVRIAPLLQLIAIVAAPVVWLLDISGRLVLLVLGQSGGAESNMTDEEVKMVLAEAQTAGVMEEAETEMIAGVMRIADRSARGVMTPRHEVDLVDITDSPAAIVKRFRETRHSRLPVRDGGPDDIVGVLSSRDFLDHRPRAEAGDLRALILPAPVVRDGMSALDVVETLRSAPAHMVLVFDEYGHFEGIVTPMDLLEAITGDFHDPGEPEEPKMVPRADGSVLVAGWMPADEFADAFGFPLREGRDYQTVAGLVLDETGQLPEVGAVFTLYGLRIEVVDLDGRRIDKLLVSRAP
- a CDS encoding lysophospholipid acyltransferase family protein; translated protein: MLVEQKPYDIKRLSYAGTFTNPWKANTIRTIEWLTAKWTLLQLIRKFERRGAPVGQPFWPQALEIMGIEVKTPAAEIARIPATGPLVVVANHPHGLVDGMVLAWLIGQVRTDYKILTRSLLTGIPEIEEFMLPVPFPHEPNAQEESLKMRAECMAQLKRGGVIVLFPAGAVAHSKTFFGPAIEGEWNPFTAKMLARSGAAVLPIYFPGKNSRAYQIANKLGATLRQGLLLHEIKRALFKPQAPVIGPPKTAAEIAEALKHPRQFLADLRAETLALRH
- a CDS encoding HPr family phosphocarrier protein, whose protein sequence is MSVSKVLKIVNEKGLHARASARFVEVVEAHDARAEVEKDGMKVSGDSIMGLLMLAASRGTTIEVTTFGPEADKLSAALEALVADRFGEEM
- a CDS encoding PTS sugar transporter subunit IIA gives rise to the protein MIGIVIVAHGGLAREYLAAVEHVVGPQEGIRAITIEDDHDRAAKQAEIRAAADAVDSGAGVVVVTDMFGGSPSNLSLMACEAGGREIIYGANLPLLIKLAKSRSLGVHAAVEASLDAGRKYINCYSTGGASAK
- the rapZ gene encoding RNase adapter RapZ, with the protein product MAEGRESDVNERAATETVNRLVLVTGPSGAGRTTAIVALEDLGYEAINNLPLSLVPRLIDGPLTRPMALGIDVRNRDFSVAALIELIDWLTREPGLLLEVLYLDATPEALIRRYSETRRRHPLAPQAQPLSGIVQEFDMLAPIRMRADVLIDSSTMSPHDLRAEVGRWFDMGQISRLAISLHSFSYKRGVPRGLDMMFDCRFLANPHWVEALRPLTGLDPAVAAHVQGDARYQPFIQKVCDLLLFQLPAHLDEGKAHLAVGFGCTGGQHRSVAVTEAVAKALAQANWQVSKRHRELERRAQAMPTGKEAEGA
- a CDS encoding HPr kinase/phosphorylase encodes the protein MGPPLHATAVALTPGAGVLILGPSGAGKSGLALRLMAFGARLVADDRVLLAVEEGALIARAPAPIAGLIEARGAGILRAETLAQARIVLAVDMGRDEAERLPPSREIAFLGVTLPLVLRLQHGHLEAVILQWLKAGRAM
- a CDS encoding sensor histidine kinase; amino-acid sequence: MVLGEDWVAPSGAVDEDLAKGRQRRSYISLNHSPLARKIITFNLLAMLVMVAGVLYLNPFRDSLVFQRESAIVSEAELIADVFEARMPLSAPVNLAAGDGLDVAEVMRGIELPEGATIYVFDAAGNLLADSGAVGTAPRERVEGLGVDSRSTMLTDLLNSAWDWLTRLAHRDPGAAPPVDTRAMAEALVPQVAAGQTVMATRRNTSGATIFSVATGLFQNDVHVGTVAMTSAAGEIDKLVRVEREQVLQMFVVAIIVSIGLSLVLASTIANPLSDLAAAAEIGRDRHSRKMTPGRIRIPDLTARPDEIGRLSGALRGMVAALYDRIDANEQFAADVAHEIKNPLASLRSAVASLHVVKREDQRLRLLEVIDHDVRRLDRLVSDISNASRLDSDLVKEEEEPFDLLKMLANLGDHLGREAGAKGVEFITDLPADPIRITGLEARLAQVFVNLISNAISFCEEGDAVRVWARKRENRVLVVVEDTGPGIPEQALSKVFKRFYSQRPEGQFGDHSGLGLAISKQIVEAHGGVIWAENIRPTDADITSEPLGARFVVGLPV